One genomic window of Dermacentor andersoni chromosome 8, qqDerAnde1_hic_scaffold, whole genome shotgun sequence includes the following:
- the LOC126529394 gene encoding arylsulfatase B-like produces the protein MGPLILAEIVSNSAADALSFFHRDAAAVVFLLPALLLPNLPVVLSSKAPPDIVVFFADDMGWDDTSFHGSSQIPTPNLDALAADGIVLNNFYVQPACTPSRSAFMTGRYPIRTGTQGYPLEAGAPWGLPLDVKILPEYLRELGYETHLVGKWHLGCYMDSLTPTYRGFDSFYGFYYGEEDYYTHNVTYENHTGLDFWFNTEPRWRDSGRYSTTIFTQRAQEIIRNRRKPLFLYVSYQAPHGSGGPEPLQAPAQNVIKFPYIGEVQRTLYAGMVDTVDQSVGQVFETLEEAGMLDNVVVLFSSDNGGTPYGDHSTRSFNWPLRGLKMSVWEGSTRVPAFVWSTLLKRRRGVSNQLMHLTDWFTTFYRVAGGNVSNLENMDGLDMWDYLSNGTGSARTELVYNIEPLEPQESSVAAIRDSQYKLVLDPTGADNDRYRTTGGRRPFDDLDELLARSKAAETLRRFYNTDSLTFPKDWRQRATLTCGENTTENFSPDDKVFLFDIAKDPCELNNLAEEHPDIVSTLKKRLDYYRSVATPSLNKPVDPASFPENHDGTWAPWVESS, from the exons ATGGGACCTTTAATATTAGCAGAAATTGTGTCAAACTCGGCGGCtgatgcgctttctttttttcacagggATGCAGCAGcggttgttttccttcttccggcattacttctTCCGAACCTACCGGTAGTGTTATCCAGTAAAGCACCTCCCGACATCGTGGTCTTCTTTGCAGATGACATG GGATGGGATGACACAAGCTTCCATGGGTCTTCCCAAATTCCTACACCGAACTTGGATGCCTTAGCGGCAGACGGCATCGTACTCAACAACTTCTACGTCCAGCCCGCCTGCACACCTTCAAGATCGGCTTTCATGACCGGTCGCTACCCGATACGTACTG GTACTCAAGGCTACCCGCTTGAAGCAGGCGCGCCCTGGGGACTGCCCTTAGACGTGAAAATCCTGCCGGAGTACCTCCGGGAGCTCGGCTACGAAACTCACCTAGTTGGAAAG TGGCACCTTGGCTGTTACATGGACAGTCTTACGCCAACATATCGGGGCTTCGACAGTTTCTACGGATTCTACTACGGAGAAGAGGACTACTACACCCACAATGTAACGTAT gaaaaccacACTGGTCTCGACTTCTGGTTCAACACGGAGCCCAGGTGGAGAGACAGTGGAAGGTATTCCACAACGATATTCACGCAAAGAGCACAGGAGATCATACGGAACAGGCGGAAG CCCCTATTTCTTTACGTGAGCTACCAAGCGCCACACGGTTCGGGAGGCCCTGAACCTCTGCAAGCGCCCGCCCAGAATGTAATAAAGTTTCCGTACATTGGAGAAGTCCAAAGGACTCTCTACGCAG GTATGGTGGACACGGTGGACCAGTCCGTAGGCCAGGTGTTCGAGACGCTTGAGGAAGCCGGCATGCTTGACAACGTTGTCGTGCTATTCAGCAGTGACAACGGCGGCACCCCGTACGGCGATCACTCGACCCGCAGCTTCAATTGGCCACTGCGCGGTTTGAAGATGTCGGTCTGGGAAGGTTCGACCAGGGTTCCCGCCTTCGTCTGGAGTACCCTGCTCAAGCGGAGGCGAGGAGTGTCGAACCAGCTGATGCATCTCACAGACTGGTTCACAACATTCTACAGAGTCGCTG GCGGCAACGTATCGAATCTAGAAAACATGGACGGACTCGACATGTGGGACTACCTGTCGAACGGAACGGGTTCCGCTCGTACCGAACTCGTCTACAATATCGAACCCTTGGAGCCGCAGGAATCGTCTGTGGCAGCCATCCGTGACTCGCAGTACAAGCTGGTACTCGACCCCACGGGTGCTGACAACGACCGCTACCGAACGACAGGGGGACGTCGTCCTTTCGACGACCTCGACGAACTGCTCGCCCGCTCAAAAGCGGCCGAGACGCTGAGGAGGTTCTACAACACGGATAGCTTGACCTTCCCTAAAGACTGGAGGCAGAGGGCGACGCTTACCTGCGGCGAAAACACCACTGAGAACTTCTCCCCCGATGACAAAGTGTTCCTGTTTGATATCGCCAAGGATCCGTGCGAGCTGAACAATCTCGCAGAAGAACACCCAGAC aTTGTATCTACTTTGAAGAAACGTTTAGATTATTACCGATCAGTTGCCACTCCTAGTTTGAACAAACCCGTTGATCCTGCAAGCTTTCCGGAGAACCACGACGGAACATGGGCACCTTGGGTTGAGTCATCTTAA